In a single window of the Nicotiana tomentosiformis chromosome 10, ASM39032v3, whole genome shotgun sequence genome:
- the LOC138900195 gene encoding uncharacterized protein, translating into MTRERVSGATFDEVVDIARQIEMVCSQERFEKEAKTPHGQGGFSGAPFEGQFQHGRGRPFRHAKMARPGHRGASSGHGSHSYHLGHSSLGVLPAQSSSRAPSGQGSSMPGPSASYPGARGSLQSPAPAPRSCYECGEFGHMRRECTRIVGGPAPQRSQSMSSAPSPPAPAQPARGGAQSARGRSRGGGRSGVASPISMPSMPDQMPLLQML; encoded by the coding sequence atgaccagagagagagtgtctggtgctacgtttgatgaggttgtcgacattgctcgtcagattgagatggtttgcagTCAGGAGAGGTTTGAGAAGGAGGCCAAGACGCCTCATGGACAGGGAGGATTTAGCGGTGCTCCCTTTgagggtcagttccagcacggtagaggccgtcctttcagacatgctaaGATGGCTCGTCCaggtcaccgtggtgcatcatctggccatggttctcacagttatcaTCTGGGTCATTCATCTCTCGGTGTCCTCCCAGcacagagttcatcccgtgctccatcgggtcagggttcgtctatgccaggtccttctgccagttatcccggtgctcgaggctcccttcagtcccctgcACCAGCACCgaggagttgttatgagtgtggggagtttggtcacatgaggagagagtgtacccgtatagtgggaggtccagctccgcagaggagccagtctatgtcATCAGCACCATCCCCTCCagcacccgctcagccagcccgaggtggagcccagtcagcGAGGGGTCGCTCGAGAGGGGGAGGTAGATCAGGGGTGGCCAGtcccatttctatgccctccatgccagaccagatgccattgcttcagatgttgtga